One region of Bacterioplanoides sp. SCSIO 12839 genomic DNA includes:
- a CDS encoding TetR/AcrR family transcriptional regulator, whose translation MRPIEFEHQQVLFKAMNCFWLHGYQASSMALLLKAMGISRSSFYNSFGDKQRLYGECLSLYVDQVLTVWRLLEKQHSGLDLLRQFFLLTLTQQSLVPLHQGCLLVSSVSEFSGVDEVLHQQVLQQFSRVKKHWQQALESAGVKNPDLIVEWLLSLLMGWRLQGQAGLSGESLAQQINWSFDQLEATGTINLTKQNSPG comes from the coding sequence ATGCGCCCGATTGAATTTGAACACCAGCAGGTGCTGTTTAAAGCGATGAATTGTTTTTGGTTGCATGGTTATCAGGCTAGTAGCATGGCGCTGCTGCTTAAAGCCATGGGGATTAGCCGCAGCAGCTTCTACAACAGTTTTGGGGATAAACAGCGCCTTTATGGCGAATGTCTGTCTTTGTATGTGGATCAGGTTCTTACCGTTTGGCGGTTGCTCGAAAAACAGCATTCTGGGCTTGACCTGTTGCGCCAGTTTTTTTTGTTGACGCTAACCCAGCAATCGCTTGTGCCGTTGCATCAGGGCTGCCTTTTGGTGAGTTCGGTGTCTGAATTTAGCGGCGTTGATGAGGTGCTGCATCAACAGGTGTTGCAACAATTTTCTCGGGTAAAAAAACATTGGCAGCAGGCACTTGAGAGCGCTGGTGTTAAAAATCCAGACTTGATTGTGGAGTGGCTGCTTAGTCTCTTGATGGGGTGGCGATTGCAGGGGCAGGCGGGGCTGTCTGGCGAATCACTGGCTCAGCAAATTAATTGGTCGTTTGATCAGCTGGAGGCGACCGGAACAATAAACCTTACTAAACAAAACTCACCAGGATAA
- the nfuA gene encoding Fe-S biogenesis protein NfuA, translating into MTEYVTITPDAESYLAELLEKQSVEGMAVRIFITQPGTKYAETCLAYCRPEEVSANDELQVMEKLKVYVEAMSIPYLEESKIDFAKDRMGGQLTIKAPNAKMPKVNDNSPVQDRINYLLYTEINPGLAAHGGEVSLVEFDEESGIAVLKFGGGCQGCSAVDMTLKDGVEASLVAKIPEVTGVRDETDHSQTDNAYFK; encoded by the coding sequence ATGACTGAATACGTAACCATTACCCCGGATGCTGAAAGCTACCTGGCAGAATTGCTGGAAAAGCAGAGTGTTGAAGGAATGGCGGTACGCATATTTATTACCCAGCCGGGCACTAAATACGCGGAGACTTGTCTGGCTTATTGTCGCCCGGAAGAGGTGAGTGCCAATGACGAGTTGCAAGTAATGGAAAAGCTCAAGGTTTATGTTGAAGCGATGAGTATTCCGTATCTTGAGGAATCTAAGATTGATTTCGCTAAAGACCGTATGGGTGGTCAGCTGACCATCAAAGCACCGAATGCTAAGATGCCAAAGGTAAATGACAATAGCCCGGTTCAGGATCGCATTAATTATCTGCTCTATACAGAGATCAACCCCGGGCTTGCGGCTCATGGCGGCGAAGTTAGCCTGGTTGAATTTGATGAGGAAAGTGGTATCGCTGTACTTAAGTTCGGTGGTGGTTGCCAGGGTTGTAGCGCTGTCGATATGACGTTAAAAGATGGTGTTGAAGCCAGCTTGGTTGCCAAAATTCCCGAGGTAACTGGTGTGCGTGATGAAACAGACCATTCACAAACCGATAATGCCTATTTTAAGTAA